One Delphinus delphis chromosome 16, mDelDel1.2, whole genome shotgun sequence genomic window carries:
- the FGFBP3 gene encoding fibroblast growth factor-binding protein 3: MSPLRLRASLSLLLLLGGYLLEGAGRNQQAIGSAVESAPGPAGGSSGRFVSPERHACSWQLLPPAPGPAAGSELALRCQGPDGARHQCAYRGEPGRCPVYAASPSHYWKQVLGGLRRKRRPCHDPAPLKARLCAGKKGQGAELRLVPHASPFVSPTGAGFPRDPKLRARSRGQPRETARSPTVGAPPPSNAPPKGKPSEKKTKGGKRKAAWNPDEERSLGTRPDPDELDENTKLTETYCAEKWHSLCNFFVNFWNG; the protein is encoded by the coding sequence ATGAGTCCTCTGAGGCTGCGAGCGTCTCTCtcgttgctgctgctgctgggtggCTACCTCCTCGAGGGCGCCGGGAGAAACCAGCAGGCGATCGGCAGCGCGGTCGAGTCAGCCCCGGGCCCCGCGGGCGGCTCCTCCGGTCGCTTCGTCAGCCCCGAGCGGCATGCGTGCAGCTGGCAGCTCCTGCCGCCCGCCCCAGGGCCCGCGGCGGGCAGCGAGCTGGCGCTGCGCTGCCAGGGCCCCGACGGGGCGCGCCACCAGTGTGCCTACCGCGGGGAGCCGGGGCGCTGCCCGGTCTATGCCGCCAGCCCCTCGCACTACTGGAAGCAGGTGCTGGGTGGGCTGCGCAGGAAGCGGCGGCCCTGCCACGACCCCGCGCCGCTCAAGGCCCGCCTGTGCGCGGGCAAGAAGGGCCAGGGCGCGGAGCTGCGCCTGGTGCCCCATGCATCCCCGTTCGTCAGCCCTACTGGGGCGGGCTTTCCCCGGGATCCCAAGCTCCGGGCCAGGAGCCGGGGGCAGCCCCGAGAGACCGCGCGCAGCCCCACCGTAGGGGCCCCGCCTCCCTCGAACGCGCCGCCCAAAGGGAAGCCCTCTGAGAAGAAGaccaaaggaggcaagagaaagGCTGCATGGAACCCAGACGAGGAGCGATCTCTGGGGACCCGGCCCGATCCCGACGAGCTGGACGAGAACACGAAGCTCACGGAGACCTACTGTGCTGAGAAGTGGCATTCCCTCTGCAACTTCTTTGTCAATTTCTGGAATGGCTGA